A stretch of the Patescibacteria group bacterium genome encodes the following:
- a CDS encoding AAA family ATPase — MYLSKLELSGFKSFAKKTILTFPKLEIGKSNITAIVGPNGSGKSNIADGIRWVTGEQSIKTLRGKKGEDVIFSGTNKLARLGCAEVSLYLTNSDKKISLPDNSKKQINPANYSEMIITRKIYRSGESEYLINKTKARLNDILMLMAELSFGQKSYSVIGQGLADAVLSASPGERKDFLNEAAGIKQYQLKRDQAANKMESTKENLSQAGRLIQEIEPRLRSLSRQVKKLERREEMERELHGLQVTYYSALWQDINTSWLREKKHLYKITAERQETQRKVTSLQERLEGLGKSTINDNQFQKLQQNYYELNNEKNKLLRTQSELQSKLTLQREKSRLQAQTVSSTALSTEETRELLGNLKNIKALQQKLIAGLNSKDTENINDLALRIIKKIGQLIQTIQKNDGDEQSLSTKKQESENYIKKIEKELGELEKEINRQDEEIKKAQSGLNNFNQEHQKGREELVATQKQVQKSQSELNQCITQENEIRVQLARTETKKENLEAEIRQELGSPDKLAHGSIQMINENELREAAKQKIENLKHQLELIGGIDKEIIKEYQETKKRYAFIDSQIDDLKTASESLEKLIKKLEEIIKTRFDASFEKINQEFQKFFKSIFGGGKAKLIFTREVIAQPQLETADIQVDSESARESSSSLEKIRDNPKNTKRNLPSFADQNSATIIKEGVEIEATPPGKKLKSINMLSGGERALTSIALICAIIANNPSPFVILDEVDAALDEANSVRFAEILEQLSHKTQFVMITHNRATMEKARILYGVTMSDSGVSKLLSIKMEEIKIKQ, encoded by the coding sequence ATGTACCTATCTAAACTGGAATTGTCAGGCTTCAAATCTTTCGCCAAAAAAACCATTCTCACTTTTCCTAAGTTAGAAATCGGCAAATCTAATATCACGGCTATTGTCGGACCTAATGGCAGCGGTAAAAGCAATATTGCCGATGGCATTCGCTGGGTCACCGGTGAACAAAGCATAAAAACTCTGCGCGGAAAAAAAGGTGAGGATGTTATTTTTTCTGGTACCAACAAACTGGCTCGGCTGGGCTGCGCCGAAGTTTCTTTGTATCTTACCAATTCTGATAAAAAAATATCCTTGCCCGATAATTCTAAAAAACAAATAAACCCCGCCAATTATTCGGAAATGATTATCACTCGCAAAATCTATAGAAGCGGTGAAAGCGAATATCTTATCAATAAAACAAAGGCTCGGCTTAATGATATTTTGATGCTTATGGCCGAGCTTTCCTTTGGCCAAAAATCATACAGTGTTATCGGCCAAGGCCTGGCGGATGCCGTGCTTTCTGCAAGCCCGGGAGAACGTAAAGATTTTTTAAACGAAGCCGCTGGTATTAAACAATATCAGCTCAAACGCGACCAAGCTGCGAATAAAATGGAATCAACCAAAGAAAACCTATCCCAGGCCGGGCGCCTAATCCAGGAAATAGAGCCGAGGCTTCGTTCTTTATCAAGGCAAGTTAAAAAGCTGGAGCGCCGAGAAGAGATGGAGCGCGAACTTCATGGTCTGCAAGTCACCTACTATAGCGCTCTTTGGCAGGATATCAATACCAGCTGGCTTAGAGAAAAAAAACACCTATATAAAATTACGGCCGAACGCCAAGAAACACAGCGCAAAGTAACTAGTTTGCAAGAAAGACTGGAGGGCCTGGGAAAAAGCACAATCAATGATAACCAATTTCAAAAACTTCAACAAAACTATTACGAGTTAAATAATGAAAAAAACAAGCTTTTACGAACCCAATCCGAACTCCAAAGCAAGCTGACTTTGCAAAGAGAAAAAAGCAGGCTCCAAGCGCAAACCGTCTCCAGCACGGCTCTTTCAACTGAAGAAACCCGAGAACTGCTCGGAAATCTTAAGAACATCAAGGCTCTTCAACAAAAACTTATTGCTGGGTTAAACAGCAAGGATACGGAAAATATCAACGACCTGGCTTTGCGTATTATCAAAAAAATAGGCCAGCTTATTCAAACTATCCAAAAAAATGATGGGGATGAACAAAGCTTAAGCACAAAAAAACAAGAATCAGAAAACTATATTAAAAAAATAGAGAAAGAACTCGGCGAGCTGGAAAAAGAAATCAACAGACAGGACGAAGAAATCAAAAAGGCCCAATCAGGACTTAACAATTTTAATCAAGAACATCAAAAAGGACGGGAAGAGCTGGTAGCTACTCAAAAACAAGTTCAAAAATCACAGTCCGAACTCAACCAATGCATAACCCAAGAAAACGAAATCAGAGTCCAGCTGGCCCGAACCGAGACCAAAAAGGAAAACTTGGAAGCAGAAATCAGGCAAGAGTTGGGCAGCCCTGATAAGCTGGCTCATGGGTCTATCCAGATGATCAATGAAAACGAACTCCGCGAGGCCGCCAAACAAAAAATAGAAAATCTTAAACACCAGCTGGAACTAATCGGCGGCATTGACAAGGAAATAATCAAGGAATATCAGGAAACAAAAAAAAGATATGCTTTTATTGATTCCCAAATTGATGATTTAAAAACAGCCAGTGAGTCTTTGGAAAAACTGATTAAAAAACTAGAAGAAATTATAAAGACAAGATTTGATGCTTCATTTGAAAAAATTAATCAGGAATTTCAGAAGTTTTTCAAAAGCATTTTTGGCGGGGGCAAGGCTAAACTAATCTTTACGCGGGAGGTTATCGCCCAACCTCAACTTGAGACAGCGGACATTCAAGTCGATTCCGAGTCTGCCAGAGAAAGTTCGAGTTCATTAGAGAAAATCCGAGATAACCCAAAGAATACAAAAAGGAATCTCCCTTCCTTCGCAGACCAAAATAGCGCTACTATCATCAAAGAGGGCGTAGAAATAGAAGCCACGCCACCGGGCAAAAAACTTAAATCTATCAACATGCTCTCTGGTGGTGAGCGGGCTTTGACTTCCATTGCCCTTATCTGCGCTATTATTGCCAACAACCCTTCGCCCTTTGTGATTTTAGACGAGGTTGATGCCGCGCTTGATGAGGCTAATTCTGTTCGATTTGCCGAAATTTTGGAGCAACTGTCCCACAAAACCCAATTTGTAATGATTACCCACAACCGAGCTACCATGGAAAAGGCTAGAATTCTTTACGGTGTAACCATGAGTGATAGCGGGGTCTCAAAGCTCTTGTCGATTAAAATGGAAGAAATCAAAATCAAGCAATAA